A genomic stretch from Erigeron canadensis isolate Cc75 chromosome 9, C_canadensis_v1, whole genome shotgun sequence includes:
- the LOC122582863 gene encoding uncharacterized protein LOC122582863 translates to MDIEKKDEQPLRSPSAPPLSTTTADKPSRKRRRRCIIIWSSIIGTILTIALIILILSLTVFKAKKPKITVTSVALQNFNFNMIPLPLPPRVLLNLTLAVELFIENPNKVSVKYKTSSAILRYKGQDVGNVPIPAGKIGSDDKKQLNLNVTVFADRLVTDTDLYTEILSGNLGFSTYTRIKAKVKVVFVYIHVTSTSTCDVNIDVQNRSVRNQTCHYDNKL, encoded by the coding sequence atggACATAGAAAAAAAAGACGAACAACCTCTCCGATCACCCTCAGCACCACCACtgtccaccaccaccgccgACAAACCATCACGGAAACGTCGCCGACGATGCATAATAATCTGGTCATCAATAATCGGTACAATCTTAACAATCGCATTAATAATTCTCATACTTTCACTAACAGTTTTCAAagccaaaaaaccaaaaataacagTAACATCAGTCGCCTTACAAAACTTCAATTTCAACATGATCCCTTTACCTCTTCCGCCACGTGTCCTTCTCAACTTAACTCTTGCTGTCGAATTATTTATCGAAAATCCGAATAAAGTTAGTGTTAAATACAAAACCAGCTCTGCTATTTTAAGGTATAAAGGACAAGATGTTGGAAATGTACCTATTCCTGCTGGAAAAATCGGGTCGGATGATAAGAAACAATTGAATCTTAATGTAACGGTTTTTGCGGATAGATTGGTTACTGATACGGATTTGTATACAGAAATTTTGAGTGGGAATTTGGGGTTTTCGACGTATACTAGGATTAAGGCGAAAGTTAAGGTTGTGTTTGTTTATATTCATGTTACGTCTACTTCGACGTGTGATGTGAATATTGATGTGCAGAATAGAAGTGTTAGGAATCAAACCTGTCACTATGATAATAAGTTGTAG